The stretch of DNA TTATCCCGGTGTTGTGGAAGCCTCGCGAAAAAGAAACCCACTACGCGCAAATTCATGCAACCGCGGTGATGCTATAGTGTTTGTTTTCTCGCCTCGGTGGAGATGTATGCTTGGCAGCACGCATCGGTGTTCGCGCATTGCATCGCGACAAACCTAATTTATGAAGTCTAGGTGCCATGAATCAGCACCACTACACTACGTCTGTGCTCCTGGCTCCTGCTCCATGTCCATGGAACTTGGAAGCTGGAAGCCTCCAAATCCACCGGCTGGGCGCATAGGCTACGGAGAgaggcgggcagggggggaaggagagAGGGAAACGTGAATACTATCAAGGTAGTCGCAGCGCAGGGAGCAAGGTTGCAAAGGTAGCGGTACCAGCTGTCATGCATCGACGTGCTGCATGTCAAGGTAAATAAAGCCACAGAATACACGGAAATGCGGCATGCCCACGAGCTTGGCCGGACGGAGAAGGCGCCCAGCGACCATCGTGGGAGTCGCGACCCAGgcccgcctcatcatcaGGCATTGCGGAACAAGCTCGAAGGAAGGACTTGGCAAACTCGGTCggcacctgcctgcctatcGTGCTTGCCGTGCGCTGCACTCGTTCCTGACTGAGGCAGCCTATATTCAtatccctcccctcccgaaACGCCAGACtggctgctctgctctgctctgctctgctcttcTCTGCTTCTTTTACTTACACGCACTCCAAACATCCATTGAGCCCAGTCAGGACTGCACGTTCCTCCTCTACGGGCCTTCTCTCGTGCCACCACCATCTTGGAACGCCTCGTTTTCTTGGGAACCTCTCTTTGCACTGCATTCACACCCTCGTCTTATCAGCTCCCCGCACCagtgccaccaccaccaccaacgacAACATGAAGCGCTCCGCTCTTGTCGTGGCCTTCATGGGCCTCGTGCTCCCCACCgccacgtcggcctcgcgccaTATCGTCCGGCAAGCGGacagcaagggcggcgaccctATCGACGACAGCAAGACCAAGGTTTGCTACCCCGTTGTCACGAGCGGTACTATCCCTCCCTGCATCGAGATTGCCACCATCGAGTCTGCTTGTCAGCCCAATGggaccgacgccgccgactaCCAGGCACACGCGCAGTGCATGTGCAAGGGCAGCTTCTTTGCCGACTGGAAGGGCTGCCAGAACTGCCTTCGCGTTCACGGCCTCCGTAGCGAGCGCGACAACAATTACTGGAATGGCGTCATCTCCGTTGCCTCTAACGCTCTCTGCTCTGGCACCCCAACGGCCGTCTTCAGTGACTTGTTCGCGTCGGCGGGATCCAACACGGAGGCGGCACCACTGGCCACCTCTGGTGACACCAAGAGTTCGGATCAGTTTCCCGGGAAGACGGAGGTCGGTCTCTACTACACGGCAACGGCCCCGCAGGGTCCAGGCCCAATCactggtgctgccgccacggccactGAGCAAGCAACGGCCATGGACACCGCAGCCCCGGAGTCAGGCTCGGTTGTCACGTCGGGTGCGTCTGTCACTAGCAGCGCAGGCGGCAACCGGACAGCATTCACGCAGCCCGGTAGCTCGTCGACTGCGTCTGCACCACTAAGCGCAccgaccgctgctgctccccgcGACGGTTTGGCAtctgggctggcggcggcggcggcagcagcagcagtgctgatgatggcgttTTGACTTGTGTGAGAGTGTGAGGAAAAAAGACACAGCTCGAGGCGAGAGGTCAATGGGCGGATGAGTAATTCTTAATAGACTGCAGGGGTTAGCAGCTATCAACGATTAATAAAGACTTTCAACAGGCACAGCACAGCCAGAAACCCATAACAGTGATTCGCAACgtgtttttttcttctttatTTCGATTGTAACCTGAAGGTACTGCTCGGTAGTTGAACAGAATTTTGCCCTGCCAGTTCTGATCACAGCAGGTGCCTCGCTACGAGGTAACTGCTGCGTGCCCCTTTTGGTTTTTCTTCACACTAATTGACCCTCGAACACACCCGCCTACTCGGGCATGTGAGTGAAGGGCTTGGCCAGGTGCTCCTGGCAGAAGGGTAGCTTGCTAACGGTCCAGATCTCCGTGTCCTATGTTGTGGTCAGCTCATGATGCTCGTGGCGTCATCACGGAACtgagggagggggcgagTCTTACGGGCTTCAGGTTCTTCTTAATATCGGTGTCAAACGTGCCAGCCTTGAGGGCGATGATCTCGGGGGCGGCATCCGGGTCGTGGGCGATGGGGGAGCCGCACTCGGAGCAGAAGATGCGGTGGACGTCGTGGCCCGACGAGCCCTTGCTGGAGTACTTCTTGACGGGGCCGTTGATGGtgagcttggccttgggtacgacggcgacgagggctgcGGTTCCTGGGTCAGTGTCTGTCTTTCTTGTGCCTCTGCTGCGGGGAAGGGACGggggaagagaagggggtgggggggggggggaatgaTGTAAACGACGTAGAGGGTAGACGCACAGTACGTGGAGCCGGACTGGCGCTGGCAGTCGTCGCAGTGATCATAGCCCGTGAGGAGGGGGGCATCAACGTCGACCGAGTAGGTGACAGCCTTGCAGAGGCAGTGACCGGTGAGAGGCATGTTTGCTGTTTTTTTACCTGTCCGAAACTGCTTGTCGGAGGGAGGACGAAATTTTCAGGAGCTTCACGCGGAGTGAGAGGGGATGCGAATGTTGTCAAGTCGACGACTTCAAAGGCTCTTCTCTTCCACCAGCGGGGTAAAGAGCAAAGCCGGACCGGTATTAATAGGTGGTAACTTTGTATGCAGCTCCAGGGAGAGCTGGGCAGTCAGGAGGAGCTTCGGTGGGGCCGGCGTGGGCTCGATGACGTGGGACTCGATAGCTTGAAGAGAGGATGCGCCCGCGGTGCGGTGGCGCGTCGGTGGCAGGACTgattggcgatggcgttTCTCCGGGGCGGGCTGACACGAACGCGTTCTGTGTT from Purpureocillium takamizusanense chromosome 6, complete sequence encodes:
- a CDS encoding uncharacterized protein (TransMembrane:1 (n4-15c20/21o249-267i)~EggNog:ENOG503P5X4~SECRETED:SignalP(1-21~SECRETED:cutsite=TSA-SR~SECRETED:prob=0.4888)), whose amino-acid sequence is MKRSALVVAFMGLVLPTATSASRHIVRQADSKGGDPIDDSKTKVCYPVVTSGTIPPCIEIATIESACQPNGTDAADYQAHAQCMCKGSFFADWKGCQNCLRVHGLRSERDNNYWNGVISVASNALCSGTPTAVFSDLFASAGSNTEAAPLATSGDTKSSDQFPGKTEVGLYYTATAPQGPGPITGAAATATEQATAMDTAAPESGSVVTSGASVTSSAGGNRTAFTQPGSSSTASAPLSAPTAAAPRDGLASGLAAAAAAAAVLMMAF
- a CDS encoding uncharacterized protein (COG:S~EggNog:ENOG503P4T2): MPLTGHCLCKAVTYSVDVDAPLLTGYDHCDDCQRQSGSTYSLVAVVPKAKLTINGPVKKYSSKGSSGHDVHRIFCSECGSPIAHDPDAAPEIIALKAGTFDTDIKKNLKPDTEIWTVSKLPFCQEHLAKPFTHMPE